Proteins encoded by one window of Blautia faecicola:
- a CDS encoding YqaJ viral recombinase family nuclease: MLGGIGMNNKAEYTPEKVVDISNLSREDWLEYRKKGIGGSDVAAIMGISPFATIRDLFYNKTGVQPVIQEEEESNWVAKEVGHRLEDLVAEIFSKKTGLEVFPVRVMFRHPLYPFMLADVDFFVRMPDGTFAILECKTCNYNAKDKWADEGIPAHYVLQVRHYLSVMNMQKAFIACLYGNNENEFVYRTIERDLIEEEDIIDQETYFWQEHVLKNVVPPHNGNSDLVLANIRNYGGFADKSIPEIVLSGLESKNLEKYLTLSEEKSQLEKRKKEIEAEQRAISVPFVEQLGQGCKAVLEDGTNRYRITYNPTRRTSVGKDQMEKLKNQHPDIYEEYTKTTESRTFRIKKEAA, translated from the coding sequence ATGTTAGGAGGAATTGGAATGAATAACAAAGCAGAGTATACACCGGAAAAGGTTGTGGATATCAGTAACCTGTCAAGAGAAGACTGGTTGGAATACCGCAAAAAAGGAATCGGCGGCAGTGATGTAGCGGCAATCATGGGGATCTCTCCATTTGCCACTATCCGGGATCTGTTTTACAACAAAACAGGTGTGCAGCCGGTCATTCAGGAGGAAGAGGAAAGCAACTGGGTTGCCAAGGAAGTCGGACACCGGCTGGAAGATCTGGTGGCAGAAATCTTTTCCAAAAAGACCGGACTGGAAGTATTTCCGGTACGTGTCATGTTCCGGCATCCATTATATCCGTTCATGCTTGCAGATGTGGATTTTTTTGTTCGTATGCCGGATGGGACATTTGCGATTCTGGAATGTAAAACCTGCAATTATAATGCGAAAGATAAGTGGGCTGATGAGGGTATTCCAGCTCATTATGTGCTGCAGGTAAGGCATTATCTGTCTGTGATGAATATGCAGAAAGCCTTTATCGCATGCCTGTATGGAAATAACGAGAATGAGTTTGTGTATCGCACCATTGAGCGTGATCTGATTGAGGAAGAAGACATCATTGATCAGGAAACGTATTTCTGGCAGGAACATGTATTGAAAAATGTAGTACCGCCGCATAACGGGAATTCCGATCTGGTTCTGGCAAATATCCGTAATTATGGTGGTTTTGCAGACAAATCTATTCCGGAAATTGTGCTTTCCGGTCTGGAATCAAAAAATCTTGAGAAGTATCTTACCCTTTCGGAGGAAAAGTCACAGTTGGAAAAACGGAAAAAGGAAATCGAAGCAGAACAGCGGGCAATCAGTGTTCCTTTTGTGGAACAGCTGGGGCAGGGCTGCAAGGCAGTGCTGGAGGACGGTACGAACCGTTACCGTATTACCTATAATCCGACCAGACGTACTTCGGTTGGGAAAGACCAGATGGAGAAGCTGAAAAACCAGCATCCGGATATCTATGAGGAATATACAAAAACAACGGAGAGCCGTACTTTCCGAATTAAGAAGGAGGCGGCGTAA
- the recD2 gene encoding SF1B family DNA helicase RecD2: MRCRFKHKIFQNEENGYTIAIFTTQDTSVPLSARDKYLASRNIIGFSAIGFGLPLTDEIELEMEGRWESGEHGTQYQVENFMEVVPRTKEGILGYLSSGAIKGIGPKMADTIFRKFGLQTLEIMENNPQELLKIRGISEKKLAAIVESYGKNQVFRELMTFLAPFKVTPKKVNMILKKFGNESVDIIRHRPYMLSAVKGFGFLTVDAIGRQCCCALNDPMRISGCIGHIMNQAMKEGHLFKQRQEVIREALEMLNRDLQVMAVSEQDVSQVLYRLVLQKSIVVEEERIYSIRQYEEETQTASMIARRLLEKPVLLSIEPELEKAQKTLGITLSETQKQAVRMVFAHPISIITGGPGTGKTTVLKVILYIHQALCRSEVQLMAPTGRAARRMVESTGCENASTMHLALGLLGDDTDFEPDFEYLSAGFLNVDEVSMVDMHLAYEFFRRVSRHARVLLVGDKNQLPSVGAGDVFRQLIACGLIPVTVLDLVYRQGALSSIPYNAKLMQENKTNLSFGEDFQFIACKGADEAAEIVRRIYLDEIAKNGMDQVQILTPYRKRSAAGVDELNKSLEDFVNPPIAGKKELHIGSQVFRVGDKILQNKNTEMASNGDLGRILDCITDEDGNARAVIGFPDGRQVQYEADQMEMIEHANATTIHKAQGSECPVVIIPWVKAFYMMLKRNILYTGVTRAKSKVYLVGEWAAVCQAIHTDDSGTRNTILSERIVQYYDQYQSEQKPEMEQLKLVV; this comes from the coding sequence ATGAGGTGCAGATTTAAACATAAGATTTTCCAGAATGAGGAGAATGGGTATACGATTGCCATATTCACCACACAGGATACGTCTGTCCCCCTGTCAGCCAGAGACAAATATCTGGCATCCCGGAATATCATCGGCTTCTCAGCGATTGGATTCGGTCTTCCGCTTACAGACGAGATTGAGCTTGAGATGGAAGGCAGATGGGAGAGCGGAGAGCATGGAACTCAGTATCAGGTGGAAAATTTCATGGAGGTTGTACCACGGACAAAGGAGGGTATCTTAGGATACCTTTCTTCCGGTGCAATCAAAGGTATCGGTCCCAAGATGGCAGATACTATTTTCCGGAAGTTTGGGCTTCAGACACTGGAAATCATGGAAAACAACCCGCAGGAACTCTTGAAGATCCGTGGAATTTCCGAGAAGAAGCTGGCTGCTATTGTGGAGTCCTATGGAAAAAACCAGGTGTTCCGGGAACTGATGACGTTTCTGGCGCCTTTTAAGGTAACACCCAAAAAAGTGAATATGATTCTGAAGAAATTCGGAAATGAATCGGTGGATATTATCCGGCACCGCCCTTACATGCTGAGTGCAGTCAAAGGCTTTGGGTTTCTGACTGTGGATGCGATCGGAAGACAGTGCTGCTGTGCACTCAATGATCCCATGCGGATATCCGGGTGCATCGGACATATCATGAATCAGGCAATGAAAGAAGGACATCTGTTTAAGCAGCGTCAGGAGGTTATCAGGGAAGCACTGGAAATGCTGAACCGGGATCTGCAGGTCATGGCAGTATCGGAGCAGGATGTCAGTCAGGTGCTTTACCGGCTGGTGCTGCAAAAAAGCATTGTTGTGGAGGAAGAACGGATCTATTCTATCCGGCAGTATGAAGAAGAAACACAGACCGCTTCCATGATAGCCAGACGGCTTTTGGAGAAGCCGGTTTTGCTGTCCATTGAACCGGAGCTGGAAAAGGCACAGAAGACACTGGGGATCACGCTGTCAGAAACACAGAAACAGGCAGTGCGGATGGTGTTTGCACATCCCATCAGTATTATTACCGGAGGTCCCGGAACCGGAAAGACAACGGTTCTCAAGGTGATTCTCTATATCCATCAGGCGTTATGCAGGTCAGAGGTACAGCTTATGGCTCCGACCGGACGTGCGGCAAGACGTATGGTGGAGAGTACCGGCTGTGAAAATGCATCCACGATGCATCTGGCCCTGGGGCTTTTGGGAGATGATACGGATTTTGAACCGGATTTTGAGTACCTGTCTGCTGGATTTCTAAATGTAGATGAGGTGTCCATGGTGGACATGCATCTTGCCTATGAATTTTTCCGGCGGGTTAGCAGACATGCCAGAGTCCTTTTAGTCGGGGATAAGAACCAGCTTCCATCCGTAGGAGCCGGGGATGTGTTCCGGCAACTGATTGCCTGCGGGCTGATTCCGGTCACGGTACTGGATCTGGTTTACCGGCAGGGCGCTTTGAGCAGCATACCTTATAATGCAAAACTGATGCAGGAGAATAAGACTAATCTGAGCTTTGGGGAGGATTTTCAGTTCATTGCCTGTAAAGGAGCAGATGAAGCGGCAGAGATTGTCCGGAGGATTTATCTGGACGAGATTGCAAAAAACGGCATGGATCAGGTACAGATCCTGACTCCGTATCGGAAACGCAGTGCTGCCGGAGTGGATGAATTGAACAAATCTCTGGAGGATTTTGTAAATCCGCCAATCGCAGGGAAGAAGGAACTGCATATCGGCAGTCAGGTGTTCCGGGTTGGCGATAAGATTTTACAGAATAAAAATACCGAGATGGCGAGTAACGGCGATCTGGGCAGGATACTGGACTGTATCACGGATGAGGATGGAAATGCCAGGGCAGTGATCGGATTCCCGGATGGGCGGCAGGTGCAATATGAAGCTGACCAGATGGAAATGATCGAACATGCTAACGCAACAACCATCCATAAGGCACAGGGTTCCGAATGTCCGGTTGTCATCATCCCTTGGGTAAAAGCCTTTTATATGATGCTGAAGCGCAATATTCTCTATACCGGAGTGACCAGAGCGAAAAGCAAGGTTTATCTGGTAGGGGAATGGGCTGCAGTCTGTCAGGCAATCCATACGGATGACAGCGGGACAAGGAACACCATTCTGAGTGAGCGGATCGTACAGTATTACGATCAGTATCAGAGTGAACAGAAACCGGAAATGGAGCAGTTAAAACTTGTTGTTTAA
- a CDS encoding CHC2 zinc finger domain-containing protein, protein MYYDMSGFDYGILDVVQVLHLRKRRGNYYDCPFCGETHGKLNINVEKNVFRCNRCDASGGMLKLYADLHNVTLSEANQQIREALGKGEYRTDYIKATPVQEEKATAELAPIEEIHRTYQRMLSMLTLNRKHQEDLQRRGLKPEQIEAQRYRSVPLFGMKKLVKRLAEEGYMVKGVPGFYRDTDGNWTINFKAENSGILIPIVSLDGFIQGFQIRVDHVTDTKKYIWLSSVNYDQGVSSGSPVHVIGDLAAERVYLTEGALKGTIAHYLSGATFVCVAGVNQYRNLKPVLERMKGYGMKQLLEAYDMDKKMKVACNKHDSKCAVCFERSPVICQHKAEKRRIIQNGCNKVYEICRELSLPMNRMVWDMDESGEWNGKHKGIDDYLAAIKQKEGTGAQTSALPKGEQS, encoded by the coding sequence ATGTATTATGATATGTCTGGGTTTGATTATGGAATACTGGATGTGGTGCAGGTGCTGCATCTCAGAAAGCGGCGGGGAAACTATTATGACTGCCCGTTTTGTGGAGAGACGCATGGAAAACTGAATATCAATGTGGAAAAGAATGTATTCCGGTGCAACCGCTGTGATGCGTCCGGGGGGATGCTGAAGCTTTATGCGGATTTGCACAATGTTACACTCTCCGAAGCAAATCAGCAGATCCGGGAAGCATTAGGAAAAGGAGAATACCGGACGGATTATATCAAAGCAACGCCGGTACAGGAAGAAAAGGCAACGGCAGAGCTTGCACCCATAGAGGAAATCCACCGGACGTATCAGAGAATGCTGTCCATGCTCACGCTTAACAGGAAGCATCAGGAGGATCTGCAAAGACGAGGATTAAAACCGGAACAGATCGAAGCACAGCGTTACCGGAGTGTCCCGCTGTTTGGAATGAAGAAGCTGGTCAAAAGGCTGGCAGAAGAAGGATATATGGTGAAAGGCGTGCCGGGATTCTACCGGGATACAGACGGAAACTGGACGATTAACTTCAAAGCAGAAAACTCAGGAATCCTGATTCCCATAGTTTCTTTGGACGGGTTCATCCAGGGTTTTCAGATCCGGGTAGATCATGTGACTGACACGAAAAAATATATCTGGCTGTCCAGTGTCAATTATGACCAGGGAGTTTCCTCCGGAAGTCCGGTACATGTGATCGGTGATCTTGCCGCAGAACGTGTCTATCTGACCGAAGGAGCCTTAAAAGGGACCATAGCCCATTATCTGTCCGGCGCTACCTTTGTGTGCGTTGCCGGAGTGAACCAGTACCGGAATCTGAAACCGGTGCTGGAGCGGATGAAAGGATATGGGATGAAACAGCTTTTGGAGGCGTATGACATGGATAAGAAGATGAAAGTAGCCTGCAATAAGCATGACAGTAAGTGTGCGGTCTGTTTTGAGCGTTCCCCTGTTATCTGCCAGCATAAGGCGGAGAAACGGAGGATTATCCAGAACGGCTGCAATAAGGTCTATGAAATCTGCCGGGAGCTTTCCCTGCCGATGAACCGGATGGTCTGGGATATGGACGAGAGCGGGGAGTGGAACGGGAAACACAAGGGGATTGATGACTATTTAGCCGCCATCAAACAGAAGGAAGGAACCGGGGCACAGACTTCGGCTCTTCCGAAAGGAGAACAATCATGA
- the srtB gene encoding class B sortase, translating to MRKKGNTVLAGLIICLLLVFLAAAGKLFGAYLKYQKGDVSYEKLQEYVQEPEEEESPESEKEKEEPKNRYLEIDFAGLKAVNPDVIAWIQIPALDISYPVVQGKDNAYYLHHLFSGESNINGSIFVDCHNQPDFTDQNTIVYGHNMKNGSMFGTLDKYQDKELFEQHPEFYLYLPDKILKYRIFSCYAGRTGSEGYRYHFPEAEDFQTFLDTVSSYRDYDTGTELSATDRIVTLSTCVNSRRNYRYLVHGKLSSEIITEE from the coding sequence ATGAGAAAAAAAGGAAATACGGTTCTTGCAGGACTCATTATCTGCCTGTTGCTTGTTTTTCTCGCAGCGGCAGGAAAACTCTTTGGTGCTTATCTGAAGTATCAGAAAGGGGACGTAAGTTACGAGAAACTGCAGGAATATGTTCAGGAACCAGAGGAAGAAGAATCACCGGAGTCTGAGAAAGAAAAGGAGGAACCTAAGAATAGGTATCTAGAAATTGATTTTGCAGGTTTAAAAGCGGTTAATCCGGATGTCATAGCGTGGATTCAGATTCCGGCACTGGATATTAGTTATCCGGTGGTACAGGGGAAAGATAATGCATATTATCTTCATCACCTTTTTTCGGGAGAATCCAATATCAACGGGAGCATCTTTGTGGACTGCCATAATCAGCCGGACTTTACGGATCAGAATACGATCGTGTACGGGCATAATATGAAAAACGGGAGCATGTTCGGAACTCTGGATAAGTACCAAGACAAAGAGCTATTTGAACAACATCCGGAGTTTTATCTCTATTTGCCGGACAAGATCCTCAAGTATCGTATCTTTTCCTGCTATGCGGGAAGAACCGGAAGTGAGGGATATAGGTATCATTTCCCGGAAGCGGAAGATTTTCAGACGTTTCTGGATACGGTGTCTTCTTATAGGGATTATGATACCGGCACCGAGCTGTCGGCAACGGATCGGATAGTTACGCTGTCTACCTGTGTCAATTCCAGACGGAATTATCGCTATCTGGTACATGGAAAATTAAGCAGTGAGATCATCACAGAGGAATAA
- a CDS encoding RNA polymerase sigma factor, translating into MLFNIDEKQLMLELKNKDERALKICMNKYYRYVVYIVENIIGSALPYEDKEEVVSNVFVALWNYSADLDTDNYSTFKPYLGTIARNMAKNALRKTSKMHFENYEDAFQVGTNEHIEYGPLKEEVIKCLKESIYELSVDERKCFISYYYYTKTIAVIAEETGLKESTVKSKLLRGRKN; encoded by the coding sequence ATGTTATTTAACATAGATGAGAAACAACTGATGCTCGAACTAAAAAATAAAGATGAGCGCGCTTTAAAAATATGTATGAACAAATACTACAGATATGTTGTATACATAGTCGAGAATATTATTGGAAGTGCTTTGCCATATGAAGACAAGGAGGAGGTCGTGTCTAATGTTTTTGTAGCTCTATGGAATTACAGTGCAGATTTAGATACAGATAACTACAGCACATTCAAACCCTATTTAGGAACAATCGCAAGAAACATGGCAAAAAACGCATTACGAAAAACCTCTAAGATGCATTTTGAAAATTACGAAGATGCGTTTCAGGTTGGAACGAACGAACATATTGAATACGGGCCGTTAAAAGAAGAAGTAATCAAATGCTTAAAAGAAAGCATATATGAACTATCAGTTGACGAAAGAAAATGTTTTATCTCGTACTACTATTACACTAAGACAATCGCTGTAATAGCAGAAGAAACCGGATTAAAAGAATCTACAGTAAAATCCAAACTGTTACGCGGACGTAAAAATTAA
- a CDS encoding ParM/StbA family protein, producing the protein MIKKLRVAVDHGNRNMKTCHFIFTTGLTEQDKKPARGEKYLKYQGKYYTLSEKRIPYQRDKTQDSRNRFWILTLFAIAMELEQKSQIQPEDVIQVELPIGLPPKHFAELCERYERYFKGDGKVQELCFNDKVYHLCIQNVMAFPQDYAAMMTRMMEIREIPKVVGIDIGGFTSDYLLMRSGRPDMDYCDSLEKGVITMYNDIISSINSEYDMLLEEADIDSIIKGKTQYYEEAVVQAVETMVQNFVTDLLNSIRERGIDTKSTYTVFIGGGAVLLERFLEQADRLGKHTFIRDMKANADGYDLLYRMTQAGV; encoded by the coding sequence ATGATTAAAAAATTAAGAGTAGCCGTGGATCACGGGAACCGGAACATGAAAACCTGTCATTTTATCTTTACCACAGGACTGACGGAACAGGATAAAAAGCCTGCCAGGGGAGAGAAGTATCTGAAATATCAGGGAAAGTATTATACCCTTAGTGAGAAGCGGATTCCGTACCAGAGGGACAAGACGCAGGACAGCCGGAACCGATTCTGGATTCTGACCTTATTTGCCATTGCAATGGAGCTGGAGCAGAAAAGCCAGATCCAGCCGGAGGATGTCATTCAGGTGGAACTTCCGATTGGGCTTCCGCCGAAGCATTTTGCAGAGCTTTGTGAGAGATATGAACGCTATTTCAAAGGGGACGGGAAGGTGCAGGAACTGTGCTTCAACGATAAAGTCTATCACCTCTGTATACAGAATGTAATGGCGTTTCCGCAGGATTATGCAGCCATGATGACGAGGATGATGGAAATCCGTGAGATTCCGAAAGTCGTAGGGATTGATATTGGCGGATTTACTTCTGATTATCTTCTGATGAGAAGTGGCAGACCGGATATGGATTATTGTGATTCTCTGGAAAAAGGTGTGATTACCATGTATAACGATATCATTTCCAGTATTAACAGTGAATATGACATGCTTCTGGAGGAGGCAGATATCGACAGTATCATCAAGGGAAAAACGCAGTATTATGAGGAAGCTGTTGTACAGGCAGTAGAAACCATGGTTCAGAATTTTGTTACCGATCTTCTGAACAGCATCCGAGAGCGGGGCATTGATACAAAATCTACTTATACGGTGTTTATCGGCGGCGGAGCAGTGCTTCTGGAACGATTTCTGGAGCAGGCAGACCGGTTGGGAAAACATACCTTTATCCGGGATATGAAAGCAAATGCCGATGGATATGATCTTTTGTATCGCATGACACAGGCTGGAGTGTGA
- a CDS encoding helix-turn-helix domain-containing protein: protein MVKKLLGDAVREERLRRNLSQNILAEQAKISLRTVSDIENYIGNPQLETLYALATYLHISIDAIFSNQKTNPDSTMQQIMAELNSCPEEQKQLALSTLRGLLDGFKNLS, encoded by the coding sequence ATGGTGAAAAAATTATTGGGAGATGCAGTCAGGGAAGAACGTCTCCGCCGCAATCTTTCGCAAAACATTCTTGCGGAACAGGCAAAAATTTCTTTACGGACTGTCTCTGATATTGAAAACTATATTGGCAATCCACAGTTGGAAACACTTTATGCCTTGGCAACTTACTTACATATTTCCATAGATGCTATATTTTCTAACCAGAAAACGAACCCGGATTCTACCATGCAGCAAATCATGGCAGAACTAAATTCCTGCCCGGAGGAGCAGAAACAGCTTGCCCTTTCTACACTGCGTGGACTTCTGGATGGATTCAAGAACCTAAGTTAA
- a CDS encoding sigma factor-like helix-turn-helix DNA-binding protein, which yields MNKKTYTGSKIQNHFTAYLIQFVRGKRHDYLEKKIQMADAEELLEDIGQMEARIVIEELLENQTREQLLLQEAQGKYPEWNKMSDERLMKALHTLRDEERKLIYQHVFEERTFEEMSRLNGLSEERCKGIYYYAIRKIRKVMGGEN from the coding sequence ATGAACAAAAAAACATATACAGGATCAAAGATACAAAATCACTTTACAGCATATCTGATACAGTTTGTCCGTGGAAAACGACATGATTATCTGGAGAAGAAAATCCAGATGGCTGATGCAGAAGAACTGTTGGAGGATATTGGACAGATGGAGGCAAGAATTGTAATCGAAGAATTGCTGGAGAACCAAACGAGGGAGCAGCTTTTATTGCAGGAGGCACAGGGGAAATATCCAGAATGGAATAAGATGTCAGATGAAAGACTGATGAAAGCGCTTCATACGCTGCGGGATGAAGAACGGAAGCTGATTTACCAGCATGTGTTTGAAGAACGTACTTTTGAGGAAATGAGCAGGCTAAACGGGTTATCAGAGGAGCGATGCAAGGGTATTTATTATTATGCAATCCGGAAGATCCGCAAGGTGATGGGAGGTGAAAACTAA
- a CDS encoding helix-turn-helix domain-containing protein, whose protein sequence is MNFERLLLKAKEGNADAVLKILEIYKPLLIKNAIVNGRFDEDLYQELVSTLLQCIQRFQIIE, encoded by the coding sequence ATGAATTTTGAACGATTACTTTTAAAGGCAAAAGAAGGAAATGCAGATGCGGTACTGAAGATTTTAGAGATATATAAGCCGCTTTTAATTAAGAATGCGATTGTGAATGGCAGATTTGATGAAGATCTGTATCAGGAACTGGTAAGTACATTGCTTCAGTGTATCCAGAGATTCCAGATAATTGAGTAA
- a CDS encoding MATE family efflux transporter has translation MNKNNNKMDLLGNAPVPQALMALGIPIMIGMLINALYNLVDAYFIGGLGESQMGAISIAFPLGQVVVGLGLMFGNGAASYLSRLLGRGDREAASKVASTALYSSVCIGAVIIIGTAIFLKPILTMLGATDTIMPYALSYGRIYVISCIFNVFNVTMNNIVASEGAAKTTMCALLLGAVLNIGLDPIFIYTLDMGVDGAAIATAISQMASTLVYLIYALQKKSAFTFSIKEFCPSKQIITEILKIGIPTLTFQLLTSLSIAFINREANIYGDAVIAGMGAVTRITSMGTLVVFGFLKGFQPIAGFSYGAKKFDRLREAIKTSILWSTIFCVVVGLTIALFSTQIISQFTEGNTEMISVGQKSLMANGFSFFVFGFYTVYSSLFLALGKGTAGFVLGACRQGICFVPIILLLPSFWGINGILYAQPIADVISAIVTVFMALHLHKELATTKEH, from the coding sequence ATGAACAAGAATAACAACAAAATGGATTTATTAGGAAATGCACCTGTTCCCCAAGCACTAATGGCTCTTGGTATACCGATAATGATTGGTATGCTTATTAACGCTCTCTACAATTTGGTGGATGCTTATTTCATAGGAGGACTTGGCGAGAGTCAAATGGGTGCAATTTCCATTGCGTTTCCTTTAGGACAAGTAGTTGTTGGTTTAGGTCTGATGTTTGGCAATGGTGCCGCCTCCTACTTATCAAGACTTTTAGGGCGAGGAGATAGGGAAGCTGCAAGTAAAGTCGCCAGTACTGCATTATACAGCAGTGTTTGTATTGGCGCAGTTATTATTATCGGAACTGCAATTTTTTTGAAACCTATTTTAACCATGTTAGGTGCAACAGACACGATTATGCCATACGCCCTTTCTTATGGAAGAATCTATGTTATTTCATGTATTTTCAATGTATTTAATGTAACGATGAACAATATCGTTGCAAGTGAAGGCGCCGCAAAAACAACTATGTGTGCATTATTATTAGGAGCTGTATTGAATATTGGTTTAGATCCTATTTTCATCTATACTCTCGACATGGGGGTTGATGGTGCGGCAATCGCTACAGCAATTTCTCAAATGGCTTCTACTCTTGTATATTTAATTTATGCATTACAGAAAAAAAGCGCTTTTACATTTTCCATTAAGGAATTTTGTCCTTCTAAGCAGATCATAACTGAAATTCTGAAAATCGGTATACCCACATTGACTTTCCAGCTTCTTACAAGCCTTTCTATCGCATTCATAAACCGGGAAGCTAATATCTATGGAGATGCTGTTATCGCCGGAATGGGCGCTGTTACAAGAATCACTTCAATGGGAACTCTGGTTGTGTTCGGCTTCTTAAAAGGTTTCCAACCAATTGCCGGCTTTAGCTATGGTGCCAAAAAGTTTGATCGGCTCAGGGAAGCAATTAAAACTTCTATCTTATGGTCAACAATATTTTGTGTAGTTGTGGGATTGACAATAGCCCTATTTTCCACACAGATTATTTCGCAATTTACAGAAGGCAATACAGAGATGATTTCTGTAGGTCAAAAATCGCTAATGGCAAATGGATTTTCCTTCTTCGTATTTGGATTTTACACAGTGTATTCTTCTCTGTTTCTTGCACTTGGAAAAGGCACCGCCGGATTCGTTCTTGGGGCTTGCCGACAAGGTATTTGCTTTGTTCCGATCATTCTGTTGCTCCCATCATTCTGGGGCATAAATGGAATACTATATGCACAACCGATTGCCGATGTAATTTCTGCTATTGTTACTGTGTTTATGGCTCTACATCTTCATAAAGAACTGGCAACAACAAAAGAGCATTAA
- a CDS encoding PadR family transcriptional regulator, translating into MATIDLIVLGILKKEPMGAYDIQKLVEYRNISKWVKISTPSIYKKAIQLEEKGFIKGEIVKEGKMPEKAVYSLTDEGEKEFVKLMMETASKPIHFFLDFNAVIVNLDKLPPESQQSCIASIEENIEILKTYLEENLREKENDPEIPKTGMAVLQQQIVLADAIEKWIISLKKDF; encoded by the coding sequence ATGGCTACAATAGATTTAATTGTGTTAGGAATATTGAAAAAGGAACCGATGGGAGCCTATGATATTCAAAAATTAGTGGAATATCGTAATATATCAAAATGGGTAAAAATCAGTACACCATCCATTTACAAAAAAGCAATTCAGTTGGAGGAAAAAGGCTTCATTAAAGGAGAAATTGTGAAAGAAGGTAAGATGCCTGAAAAAGCAGTTTATTCATTAACAGATGAAGGCGAAAAAGAATTTGTAAAGCTTATGATGGAAACAGCCTCTAAACCCATTCACTTTTTTTTAGATTTTAATGCAGTAATTGTAAATTTGGATAAGTTACCGCCTGAAAGTCAACAATCATGTATTGCCAGTATTGAGGAAAATATTGAAATATTAAAAACTTATCTGGAGGAAAATCTTCGAGAGAAAGAGAATGATCCGGAAATCCCTAAGACTGGTATGGCAGTATTGCAACAGCAGATAGTTTTGGCGGATGCTATTGAAAAATGGATTATTTCTCTAAAAAAAGACTTTTGA
- a CDS encoding winged helix-turn-helix domain-containing protein, translating into MTVTVKITALPIYVAAPFRVKLKSQTFTTYGLIVRKDINFSVKEFDVLYMLYSNPGMAFTKQQIYEAVWHEKANGYFHAVENTIFQIRKKIKKYSSDKNYIKTVVGYGYKFEV; encoded by the coding sequence GTGACCGTTACTGTTAAAATTACAGCACTGCCTATATATGTGGCAGCTCCTTTCCGGGTAAAGTTAAAGTCGCAGACCTTTACGACCTACGGCTTAATAGTACGAAAAGACATTAACTTTTCTGTAAAAGAATTTGATGTACTTTATATGCTATATTCTAATCCAGGGATGGCTTTTACTAAACAACAGATTTATGAAGCAGTTTGGCATGAAAAAGCAAATGGTTATTTCCACGCCGTGGAAAACACTATTTTTCAAATACGCAAGAAGATAAAAAAGTATTCCAGCGACAAGAATTACATAAAAACAGTAGTTGGATATGGGTATAAATTTGAAGTTTAA
- a CDS encoding winged helix-turn-helix domain-containing protein yields the protein MHYKDKNLQIDIRCHTVFMNDQKIELSLKEFTVLKYLTEHPGWVFSHEEIYRNVWKEEPIDCANAVMCCISQLRKKLKVDSRNWNYIRTVRGVGYKFQPLSGE from the coding sequence TTGCATTACAAAGACAAAAACCTACAGATAGATATTCGCTGTCATACTGTTTTTATGAATGATCAAAAGATTGAATTGAGTCTGAAAGAATTTACGGTACTAAAATATCTAACAGAACATCCTGGCTGGGTATTCTCTCACGAGGAGATTTATCGTAATGTCTGGAAGGAAGAACCGATTGACTGTGCTAATGCGGTTATGTGCTGCATTAGCCAGCTTCGTAAAAAGTTAAAAGTAGATTCACGGAACTGGAATTACATCCGCACCGTCCGAGGTGTGGGCTATAAGTTTCAACCACTCTCAGGGGAGTAA